The DNA sequence CTCCAGGCCTCGTTACCGATCAACGTCCGGTACTTCACTCGTTACTGGGTTTCAATCAGTCATGACGCCTGAGCAAAAAAAGCTCGGGCGGAAAATAAATGCAAACAAGGTTATCTTTTTTTGCCCTGACCCGGCCCTACAAGAAATCGCGATAAACGCGACTCTTTGCCACCTTCAGGGCTTATCCACATATGCATCTTCCCGCGTTCCGTCAGCGTTTTTCCTACCAATGCTTTGCCTACAGCTTACTGATGACCAGCGTTACTTCCTGTCTGGTCATCACTCATGACGCCTTCGCTGCGACAACGGCCCAACGCTACGCCATTGCTGCCGGCCCGCTGGACAATGCCCTGAGCCAGTTCGCCTCTGCCGCGAATGTGATTCTGTCGTTCTCGCCGCAACAGACCAGCCGTTTGCGCAGCCCCGGGCTGAACGGCAATTTCAGCGTGGAACAAGGATTCGCCCAACTCCTGCAGGGTTCGGGTTTGCAAGCCGTGTCGCAGGCACCGGGCAGTTATGTTTTACAGGCGCTGCCAGACGGCGATTCACTGGAGCTGGCACCAACCAATATCAATGGGCAGTTGGCGAACCCGATGAACCTGGATTACGCCACCGACGTCGGTTACAAGGCGCAGAACAGCCGAGTCGGTACGAAAACCAGTACACCTTTGTCGGAAACACCACGTTCGGTGTCAGTCGTGACCGCCCAACGCATGAAGGACCAGAAATCTCAGACACTGACCGAAGTACTTGGCTACGTCCCGGGGATCTTCGCGCCACCGTTTGCCGCCGGCGACAGTCTGGCCGGGGATCTGTTCTATATTCGCGGTTTCAACGCCACCGATTATGGCTACGGTCTGTTGCGTGATGGACTGCGCGTACAGGGCAACCGTTATGACACCAGCACCGAGCCTTACGGACTTGAGCGAGTCGAGATTTTCCGCGGTCCGTCTTCGCTGCTCTATGGGGAAAACGCACCGGGCGGACTGGTGAATCTGGTGAGTAAACGTCCTACCGCTGTACCCCAGGGTGAAGTGCAACTGGGCTATGGCTCGAACAATCGCCGACAGATCGGCGTCGATGTCTCCGGCCCGCTCAACGACAGCGGCAACATTCTCGGCCGGGTGGTGATGCTCGGGCGCAAGTCGGACACCCAGACCGATCATGTCCCGGATGACCGGATCTACATCGCACCATCCCTGACCCTGAATTTTGATGATTTCAACACCCTGACCCTTCTGGCCAACTACCAGAAGGATCACACCAACATGGAACTTGGACTGCCTGCCGCCGGCACCCTGCTGACAAACCCCAATGGAAAGTTATCCAAAGGCACCATGCTCGGCGACCCTGACTGGAACACCTTCGAAAGGGAAACCTGGAGCACTGGCTACGAATTCAGCCACTCGTTCAACGATGACTGGCAGTTCCGTCAGAATTCTCGCTACATGCAGTCGCGCATTACCCGACATGAGACCTGGCCGGGCAACCTTAACAATGCCGGGTTCGGCACGCGTCTGAACATGACCGCCTACGATCGCTTCAATAAGTCGATGGTGTATTCGCTGGATAACCAACTGGAAGGAAAATTCCAGGTCGGTGGTCTGGAAAATACGGTGCTGTTCGGCGCCAGCTATGACCGTACTTCCTTCAATCAAGACTGGAATGCAGGGCTGGTCGGGTCGGTTGATGTGTATAACCCCGTCTATCTGCGCGATCCAACCACGCCGATCGCGGTGCAAAACACGCTGCTCGAGCAACAGATGAAAGGCGTTTATGCACAGCTCCAGAGCAAATACGACCGTTGGCTGTTCCTGCTCGGTGGCCGTCAGGACTGGGTCGACAGTGATTTCCGCGACAAGGTGGCCAAATCCAGCGATATCAGTTCGCAGGACAAGAAGTTCACCTATCAGGGCGGTGTGATGTACCAGTTCGACAACGGCATGACGCCTTATGTCAGCTATTCCACCTCGTTCGTGCCGGTGCAACAGATTTCCAACGCCGGTGCGCCACTCGATCCGATCACCAGCAGTCAGTATGAAGTGGGGCTCAAGTACGAACCGATCGGCTGGGACACCGCGTTCACCGCGTCGGTGTATGACCTGCGCAAAAAGGACGACACTTACTTTGATGGCACTACGTCGAGCTACCGTCAGGTAGGCGAAAGCCGCTCCAAAGGCGTGGAACTTGAACTCAACAGCAATCTGACGCAGAACCTGAATGTCACCGCGGCCTATACCTATACCGACGCGCGAATCACCAAAGATGCAGCGACGTCCCTGGTCAAAGGCCACCAGATGACCGGCGTGCCGCGTAATCAGGCCTCGGTGTGGGCGAAATACCGCTTCCTTGATGGCGATCTGAAAGGGGTGTACCTGGGTGGTGGTGTGCGTTACTTCGACAGTGCATTCGCCTATACCTCGCCCTCCCTGTACGGAAAACTGGACGCCGGTGATGTGACATTGGTGGATGCGGCGATCGGTTATCAGATCGATACGCACTGGAGCGTCGACCTGAATGCGAAGAACCTTTTTGACAAGGAATATGTGTCGGGATGCAACGATGCCGGCCGCTGCTATTGGGGCGAGGATCGCACCTTGCTCGGTACGGTTTCCTATAACTGGTAAGACGGAAAAGGGGCTGTGGATAAAGTGTCCACAGCCCCTTTTGTCATTTGCCGATACAGAAACTGGAAAAAATCCTTCCCAGCAGATCGTCGGAACTGAAGGCCCCGGTGATTTCACCCAGAGAGTGCTGGGCCTGACGTAAATCCTCTGCGAGCAATTCGCCGGCGCCTGCCAGCGTCAGCTGGGCACGACCGTGTTCCAGTGCCGCACTGGCGTGGCGCAAGGCCTCCAGATGCCGGCGACGTGCACTGAAACTGCTTTCCGACGTTTGTTCATAGCCCATGCAGGCCTTGAGGTGATCACGCAGCAGATCCAGCCCCTCACCGGCGGATTTGGCGCTCAGGCTGATCGTCACATGGCCATCGTCACTGACTTCCAGAGCAATGGGTTCGCCCGTGAGATCCGCTTTGTTACGGATCAGCGTGACTTTCGCAGGATCGGGCCGGGTTTCGAGGAATTCCGGCCACAGGGCGAATGGATCGGCGGCCTCGGGTGCAGTCGCATCAACTACCAGCAGCACTCGGTCAGCCTCGCCGATCGCTTTCAACGCTCGTTCAACGCCGATCTTTTCCACATGGTCATCGGTATCACGCAGGCCGGCAGTATCCACAACATGCAGCGGCATGCCGTCGATGTGGATATGTTCGCGCAGAATATCCCGGGTGGTGCCGGCGATTTCGGTCACGATCGCGGCTTCGCGACCGGCCAGTGCGTTGAGCAGACTGGACTTTCCGGCATTCGGACGACCGGCAATCACCACGGTCATGCCGTCGCGTAGCAAAGCGCCCTGCCCGGCTTCGCGCAATACGGTGGATAACTCGTGACGAACCTTGTCGAGCATGCTCAGCACGTGGCCATCGGCAAGGAAGTCGATTTCTTCTTCCGGGAAGTCGATAGCCGCTTCGACATAGATCCGCAAACCGATCAGCTGTTCGGTGAGGTTATGCACACGCTGGGAAAATGCTCCTTGCAACGAACGCAAGGCGTTACGCGCAGCCTGTGCAGAACTGGCCTCGATCAGGTCGGCAATCGCCTCGGCCTGAGCCAGGTCGAGTTTGTCATTGAGGAATGCTCTTTCGCTGAATTCACCCGGGCGAGCCAGACGGCAGCCCAATTCCAGACAGCGCTTGAGCAACATGTCGAGGACGATAGGGCCGCCATGGCCCTGCAGTTCCAGCACGTCTTCGCCGGTGAACGAGTTCGGCCCGGGGAAATACAGCGCCAGACCTTCATCCAGCACCTGTTGGTCGTCACTGAAGAACGGGCCGTAGTGGGCAAACCGTGGTTTCAGTTCACGACCGCTGATGGCTTTGGCCGCAACGCTGGCCAGCGGCCCGGAAATTCGAACGATGCCCACGCCGCCACGGCCCTGAGCAGTGGCGACGGCTGCGATGGTTTCACGAGGTGCGCTCATAAACCGGTATCCAGACAAAAATGGCAGATAGCAAAACGCCCCACTAGGGGGCGTTTTGAGTGGTGTTATCCACAGAGTAAGTTACGCCTCGGCTTTTTTCGTCGCCGCTTCGATCTTACGCGTGATGTACCACTGTTGGGCAATCGACAGGCAGTTGTTCACAACCCAGTACAGCACCAGACCCGCCGGGAACCACAGGAAGAAGAAGGTGAAGATGATCGGCATCATTTTCATCACCTTGGCCTGCATCGGATCCGGAGGTGTAGGGTTCAGACGCTGCTGGATGAACATGGTCGCGCCCATGATGATCGGCAGGATGAAGAACGGATCCTTGATCGACAGGTCGGTAATCCACAGCATGAACGGCGCCTGGCGCATTTCCACGCTTTCCAGCAGAACCCAGTACAGCGAAAGGAAAACCGGCATCTGCACCAGGATCGGCAAGCAGCCACCCAGCGGATTGATCTTCTCTTTCTTGTACAGCTCCATCATGGCTTGCGACATTTTCTGCCGGTCATCGCCATGTTGCTCTTTCAGTGCGGCCAGTTTCGGCGCCACGGCGCGCATGCGAGCCATCGACTTGTAGCTGGCGGCCGACAGAGGGAAGAAAATCCCTTTGATCAGCATGGTCAGGAAGATGATCGACCAGCCCCAGTTGCCGACGATGCTGTGGATATGTTGCAGCAGCCAGAAAATTGGCTGGGCAATGAACCACAGAATGCCGTAGTCGACAGTCAGTTCCAGACCTGGGGACAACTCTTTCAGCACCGCCTGGCTTTTCGGACCGGCGTAAAGAACAGCGCTGGTCTCGACTTTCGCACCCGGCGCAGCGGTCAGCGAAGGACCGGTGTAACCGATGATGTAATTGCCTTTGCTGTCTTTACGGGTCTGGACGATGTTGTTTTCGCCCTTCGGAGCAACCCATGCAGTCACAAAGTAGTGTTGCAGCCAGGCTACCCAGCCACCGGTGACGGTTTCCTTGAGGGAAGCCTTGTCCATGTCCTTCATGGACACTTTCTTGTACGGCTCGGAACTTGTCCACAGGGCGGCGCCCAGGTAAGTCGCGGTACCGGTAGCAGTTGTGGACGAAGGATCGGCGCTGGCGTCGCGTTTCAGCTGGGCGAACATCGAACCGGACCAGGGCTGAGCGCTCTGGTTGTCGATCAGATAGGTCACGGTCACGTCATACAGGCCACGTTTCAGAGTGAAACGCTTGATGTAATTGACGCCGTCCTTGCTGAACTTCAGGTCGACGACCAGTTGGTCCTGACCTTCAGCCAGTTGATAAGTCTTCTTCTCCGAGGAGTAGATCGGACGACCGGCCGGGTTTGCATCCGGACCATTGGTGCCAATCAGACCGCTCTGTGCCAGATAAGTACGTTCGCCACCGTTGTCGAACAGCTGGAACGGAACGTCCGGACGATCCTGCCGACGTGGATACAGCGGCAAGGTCAGCTGAGCAACATCGCCACCTTGTGGATCAATCGCGAGATCGAGCACGTCGGTCTTGATCTGGATCAGATCCTTGCTGACGGCGACCGGCGTTTCGGCAGGTGCGCTGGTATCGCTTGCGGCACGCGGAATATCGTCACTGGCAGCATTATTGCCAGTGGCGGTGTCCGGCAAACCGGATGTAGTCGTACTGGAAGCAACATTCTGAGTCGGCAGGGCAGCCTGGCCATAGTCCTGGTTCCATTTAAGGACCATGACGTAGGACACGATTGCCAGGGCGACGATCAGGATCGTGCGTTTGATATCCATGATTACTCGGCCATCGAAGAAGAACGGGAGGTAGGGATAGGTGGAACCGGGTCATAACCACCGGGATTCCACGGATGACAGCGACCTAAACGACGAAAGGCCAGCCAGCCACCGCGCAGAAGGCCATGATTTTCGATGGCTTCATACGCGTAGCAAGAACAACTGGGGTAGAAACGACAGTGACTGGCCATCAGGGGACTAATGGCGTAGCGATAAAACTGGATCGGAACGAGTGCCAGTTTACGCATCTGGACTGTCTACCCCTACAGTTTCGGTTTTGACTGCTGGTACCGGCTTGCTGCGTGCCAGACGTTTCCAGAGTTTGCCGAAATGCTGAATCAATTCGGGGTTTTCTACGTCACCCAAACCTTTGCGCGCGACGATAACGATGTCCCAGCCGACCAGTGAATCCTGGTGCAGGCGAAACGATTCGCGCATAAGACGTTTGAGGCGATTGCGCTCGACGGAGAGCTTGACGCTCTTTTTCCCGATAACCAGCCCGAGACGGGGGTGATCGAGATCGTTGTTGCGCGCAAGGAGCAGGAGATTTTTCCCCGGAACCTTGCCGGTAGGGGAGTCAAAGACTGCCTTGAAATGCCGGGGTGTAAGCAGACGCTTTTCCCGACTGAAGTCCTGACTCACCT is a window from the Pseudomonas gozinkensis genome containing:
- the yidC gene encoding membrane protein insertase YidC, giving the protein MDIKRTILIVALAIVSYVMVLKWNQDYGQAALPTQNVASSTTTSGLPDTATGNNAASDDIPRAASDTSAPAETPVAVSKDLIQIKTDVLDLAIDPQGGDVAQLTLPLYPRRQDRPDVPFQLFDNGGERTYLAQSGLIGTNGPDANPAGRPIYSSEKKTYQLAEGQDQLVVDLKFSKDGVNYIKRFTLKRGLYDVTVTYLIDNQSAQPWSGSMFAQLKRDASADPSSTTATGTATYLGAALWTSSEPYKKVSMKDMDKASLKETVTGGWVAWLQHYFVTAWVAPKGENNIVQTRKDSKGNYIIGYTGPSLTAAPGAKVETSAVLYAGPKSQAVLKELSPGLELTVDYGILWFIAQPIFWLLQHIHSIVGNWGWSIIFLTMLIKGIFFPLSAASYKSMARMRAVAPKLAALKEQHGDDRQKMSQAMMELYKKEKINPLGGCLPILVQMPVFLSLYWVLLESVEMRQAPFMLWITDLSIKDPFFILPIIMGATMFIQQRLNPTPPDPMQAKVMKMMPIIFTFFFLWFPAGLVLYWVVNNCLSIAQQWYITRKIEAATKKAEA
- a CDS encoding TonB-dependent siderophore receptor, encoding MHLPAFRQRFSYQCFAYSLLMTSVTSCLVITHDAFAATTAQRYAIAAGPLDNALSQFASAANVILSFSPQQTSRLRSPGLNGNFSVEQGFAQLLQGSGLQAVSQAPGSYVLQALPDGDSLELAPTNINGQLANPMNLDYATDVGYKAQNSRVGTKTSTPLSETPRSVSVVTAQRMKDQKSQTLTEVLGYVPGIFAPPFAAGDSLAGDLFYIRGFNATDYGYGLLRDGLRVQGNRYDTSTEPYGLERVEIFRGPSSLLYGENAPGGLVNLVSKRPTAVPQGEVQLGYGSNNRRQIGVDVSGPLNDSGNILGRVVMLGRKSDTQTDHVPDDRIYIAPSLTLNFDDFNTLTLLANYQKDHTNMELGLPAAGTLLTNPNGKLSKGTMLGDPDWNTFERETWSTGYEFSHSFNDDWQFRQNSRYMQSRITRHETWPGNLNNAGFGTRLNMTAYDRFNKSMVYSLDNQLEGKFQVGGLENTVLFGASYDRTSFNQDWNAGLVGSVDVYNPVYLRDPTTPIAVQNTLLEQQMKGVYAQLQSKYDRWLFLLGGRQDWVDSDFRDKVAKSSDISSQDKKFTYQGGVMYQFDNGMTPYVSYSTSFVPVQQISNAGAPLDPITSSQYEVGLKYEPIGWDTAFTASVYDLRKKDDTYFDGTTSSYRQVGESRSKGVELELNSNLTQNLNVTAAYTYTDARITKDAATSLVKGHQMTGVPRNQASVWAKYRFLDGDLKGVYLGGGVRYFDSAFAYTSPSLYGKLDAGDVTLVDAAIGYQIDTHWSVDLNAKNLFDKEYVSGCNDAGRCYWGEDRTLLGTVSYNW
- the mnmE gene encoding tRNA uridine-5-carboxymethylaminomethyl(34) synthesis GTPase MnmE; this translates as MSAPRETIAAVATAQGRGGVGIVRISGPLASVAAKAISGRELKPRFAHYGPFFSDDQQVLDEGLALYFPGPNSFTGEDVLELQGHGGPIVLDMLLKRCLELGCRLARPGEFSERAFLNDKLDLAQAEAIADLIEASSAQAARNALRSLQGAFSQRVHNLTEQLIGLRIYVEAAIDFPEEEIDFLADGHVLSMLDKVRHELSTVLREAGQGALLRDGMTVVIAGRPNAGKSSLLNALAGREAAIVTEIAGTTRDILREHIHIDGMPLHVVDTAGLRDTDDHVEKIGVERALKAIGEADRVLLVVDATAPEAADPFALWPEFLETRPDPAKVTLIRNKADLTGEPIALEVSDDGHVTISLSAKSAGEGLDLLRDHLKACMGYEQTSESSFSARRRHLEALRHASAALEHGRAQLTLAGAGELLAEDLRQAQHSLGEITGAFSSDDLLGRIFSSFCIGK
- the yidD gene encoding membrane protein insertion efficiency factor YidD, which codes for MRKLALVPIQFYRYAISPLMASHCRFYPSCSCYAYEAIENHGLLRGGWLAFRRLGRCHPWNPGGYDPVPPIPTSRSSSMAE
- the rnpA gene encoding ribonuclease P protein component, with translation MSQDFSREKRLLTPRHFKAVFDSPTGKVPGKNLLLLARNNDLDHPRLGLVIGKKSVKLSVERNRLKRLMRESFRLHQDSLVGWDIVIVARKGLGDVENPELIQHFGKLWKRLARSKPVPAVKTETVGVDSPDA